The following are encoded in a window of Amblyraja radiata isolate CabotCenter1 chromosome 7, sAmbRad1.1.pri, whole genome shotgun sequence genomic DNA:
- the wipf1 gene encoding WAS/WASL-interacting protein family member 1, translating to MPPPPPPPPPIFSQACSVKPVLGKGDQPGRNALLSDICKTKKLKKTVTNDRSAPVVNAPKGSSGGGSGGGGSGGGGGGGGGGGGGGGGGGGGGGGPGLGGLFTGGMPKLRSAGTRDNSDSGGGRPTLMPPSARLTGPRPFVPNNAPPKLPGSLSFPRSSNPEPPRNKFPPPSQPKSSRPDIGSRSDAGPPPVPSAPRPSSSSTPSRGPPPFPGNRPSNTGPSLPNRNQGSTRHFSPTTPHSNTNRSHPTHSSGRVVEDKPSPSTLPTHNTNRPPLPPTPARMMDDKPPPPPNINRPSMNRDGPPLPPPQHQKPPVPQTPRPTPSFQAPPPPPPNRPGPPQSHHGASTDAEVPRLPQRNMSLHGTPSLSPGTVRSGPLPPSERPPPPVRDPPSRSGPLPPPPPGGRNGGGQKAPPVPQPPSRMGLDNMRSGFRPPLPPDRGSPVPPPTTMRNGFQESSQAVCEDEWEGKFSFHSISDLPPPEPYVNFTKTYPSKQSKAEIRDTFRSERGAPPLPPIPPTPR from the exons GCATGTTCTGTAAAACCTGTCCTCGGCAAAGGTGATCAGCCAGGAAGAAATGCGCTTTTGTCAGATATATGCAAGACCAAAAAACTGAAGAAGACTGTTACCAATGATAGGAGTGCACCAGTGGTTAATG CTCCCAAAGGATCCAGTGGAGGCGGCAGTGGTGGAGGCGGCAGTGGTGGAGGCGGAGGTGGTGGAGGCGGAGGTGGTGGAGGCGGAGGTGGTGGAGGCGGAGGTGGAGGTGGACCTGGTTTAGGAGGATTATTTACTGGTGGAATGCCAAAGCTTAGGTCTGCAGGAACCAGAGACAATTCCG ATTCTGGAGGAGGACGACCAACATTAATGCCTCCAAGTGCAAGATTGACTGGTCCCAGACCATTTGTACCAAACAATGCCCCACCAAAGTTGCCTGGGTCATTGTCATTTCCAAGGAGTAGTAATCCTGAGCCTCCAAGAAATAAATTCCCTCCACCAAGTCAACCAAAATCTTCAAGGCCGGACATAGGTTCGAGGTCTGATGCAGGCCCACCACCTGTACCTAGTGCACCACGACCATCATCATCTAGTACGCCCAGCAGAGGTCCTCCACCCTTTCCAGGAAATCGGCCGTCAAACACGGGGCCTTCTCTACCCAATCGCAATCAAGGGTCTACCCGTCATTTCTCTCCAACTACTCCACATAGCAATACAAATAGGTCTCATCCGACTCACAGCTCTGGCAGGGTTGTTGAAGATAAGCCTTCTCCATCAACTCTTCCAACTCACAATACTAACAGACCTCCGTTGCCTCCTACTCCTGCCAGGATGATGGATGataagcctccaccaccacctaatATAAATAGGCCTTCAATGAATAGGGAtggccctccactcccaccaccACAGCATCAAAAACCACCTGTCCCTCAAACACCCAGGCCAACTCCCTCCTTCCAAGCTCCTCCCCCGCCACCACCCAACCGACCAGGACCTCCACAAAGTCATCATggtgcctctacagatgctgaaGTTCCAAGGCTTCCTCAAAGGAATATGTCCCTCCACGGCACTCCTTCGCTTTCTCCTGGGACAGTTCGAAGTGGTCCTCTTCCTCCCAGTGAGAGACCTCCACCACCTGTAAGAGATCCTCCCAGCAGATCAG GACCTCTTCCTCCACCCCCTCCGGGAGGCAGAAACGGCGGTGGACAGAAAGCACCACCCGTCCCACAGCCCCCAAGTCGAATGGGTTTGGACAACATGAGGAGTGGCTTCAGGCCCCCACTGCCACCTGACCGAGGAAGCCCTGTACCCCCACCAACAACAATGAGGAATGGCTTTCAGGAGTCGTCACAGGCAGTGTGTGAAG ATGAATGGGAAGGCAAATTTTCTTTCCATTCCATTTCAGACCTTCCACCTCCAGAACCATAtgtaaactttacaaaaacttaTCCTAGTAAACAAAGCAAGGCAGAAATCAGAG ATACGTTCCGAAGTGAGCGGGGAGCTCCACCTCTTCCACCAATTCCACCTacaccaaggtga